The Ziziphus jujuba cultivar Dongzao chromosome 7, ASM3175591v1 genome includes a region encoding these proteins:
- the LOC112490193 gene encoding L10-interacting MYB domain-containing protein-like isoform X2 encodes MENRVTRSRRQPPQHQEQQTRARWTASLTKILADLMVDQVHIGNRQNNSFGKKAWKYMCDEFYKKSGLKWDKEQLKNRYAVLRRQYITVKSLLDQSDFTWDESTGTLIASDDAWTEYARGQPDAETLKSTGCPIYKELCIIFSEPLANGKHEPSAELERGSPSNPSPPQPKPLCLPQESSSDSEEVENVDDQGISQPTTPSITGIRKRGRKGIDDVIAGAILEMAAASKLRTAAIQQSLDLFSKPISRETFLSLKVEKRLNWLRGKCMAHQRP; translated from the exons ATGGAAAACCGAGTTACTCGGTCTAGGAGACAACCACCTCAGCATCAGGAGCAACAGACCAGGGCTAGATGGACAGCATCGCTTACAAAAATACTTGCAGACTTGATGGTTGACCAAGTTCACATAGGGAACAGACAGAACAATTCATTTGGTAAAAAAGCATGGAAGTATATGTGTGATGAATTCTACAAGAAAAGCGGTCTGAAATGGGACAAGGAGCAATTGAAGAACCGTTATGCAGTCTTGAGGAGGCAATATATTACCGTAAAGTCACTTCTTGATCAAAGTGACTTCACTTGGGATGAATCCACAGGAACTCTTATAGCCAGTGATGATGCATGGACTGAATATGCCAGG GGACAACCTGATGCGGAGACTTTAAAATCCACGGGCTGCCCAATTTACAAAGAGCTGTGCATTATATTTTCAGAACCACTAGCAAATGGGAAACATGAACCATCAGCTGAACTCGAAAGAGGGTCTCCTTCAAACCCTAGTCCACCACAGCCAAAACCCTTGTGCTTGCCCCAAGAGTCCTCATCAGATTCTGAAGAAGTTGAAAATGTGGATGATCAAGGCATAAGTCAGCCTACCACACCTAGTATAACTGGTATCCGTAAAAGAGGGCGCAAAGGAATTGATGATGTCATTGCCGGAGCTATATTGGAGATGGCAGCTGCATCAAAGCTACGAACAGCTGCTATACAGCAAT CTCTTGATCTGTTCAGCAAACCCATTTCAAGAGAGACTTTCCTGTCCCTCAAAGTTGAGAAGCGCTTGAATTGGTTGCGTGGCAAGTGTATGGCACATCAAAGACCTTAG
- the LOC112490193 gene encoding L10-interacting MYB domain-containing protein-like isoform X1, translating into MENRVTRSRRQPPQHQEQQTRARWTASLTKILADLMVDQVHIGNRQNNSFGKKAWKYMCDEFYKKSGLKWDKEQLKNRYAVLRRQYITVKSLLDQSDFTWDESTGTLIASDDAWTEYARGQPDAETLKSTGCPIYKELCIIFSEPLANGKHEPSAELERGSPSNPSPPQPKPLCLPQESSSDSEEVENVDDQGISQPTTPSITGIRKRGRKGIDDVIAGAILEMAAASKLRTAAIQQCNARYSITKCIKELDDMLGVDQQLYFAALDLFSKPISRETFLSLKVEKRLNWLRGKCMAHQRP; encoded by the exons ATGGAAAACCGAGTTACTCGGTCTAGGAGACAACCACCTCAGCATCAGGAGCAACAGACCAGGGCTAGATGGACAGCATCGCTTACAAAAATACTTGCAGACTTGATGGTTGACCAAGTTCACATAGGGAACAGACAGAACAATTCATTTGGTAAAAAAGCATGGAAGTATATGTGTGATGAATTCTACAAGAAAAGCGGTCTGAAATGGGACAAGGAGCAATTGAAGAACCGTTATGCAGTCTTGAGGAGGCAATATATTACCGTAAAGTCACTTCTTGATCAAAGTGACTTCACTTGGGATGAATCCACAGGAACTCTTATAGCCAGTGATGATGCATGGACTGAATATGCCAGG GGACAACCTGATGCGGAGACTTTAAAATCCACGGGCTGCCCAATTTACAAAGAGCTGTGCATTATATTTTCAGAACCACTAGCAAATGGGAAACATGAACCATCAGCTGAACTCGAAAGAGGGTCTCCTTCAAACCCTAGTCCACCACAGCCAAAACCCTTGTGCTTGCCCCAAGAGTCCTCATCAGATTCTGAAGAAGTTGAAAATGTGGATGATCAAGGCATAAGTCAGCCTACCACACCTAGTATAACTGGTATCCGTAAAAGAGGGCGCAAAGGAATTGATGATGTCATTGCCGGAGCTATATTGGAGATGGCAGCTGCATCAAAGCTACGAACAGCTGCTATACAGCAATGTAATGCCAGATATTCTATTACTAAATGCATCAAAGAATTGGATGACATGCTAGGTGTTGATCAGCAACTCTATTTTGCAGCTCTTGATCTGTTCAGCAAACCCATTTCAAGAGAGACTTTCCTGTCCCTCAAAGTTGAGAAGCGCTTGAATTGGTTGCGTGGCAAGTGTATGGCACATCAAAGACCTTAG